In Procambarus clarkii isolate CNS0578487 chromosome 5, FALCON_Pclarkii_2.0, whole genome shotgun sequence, the following are encoded in one genomic region:
- the LOC138351593 gene encoding selection and upkeep of intraepithelial T-cells protein 6-like, translating into MLSASKVSVDAVQVSIDAVQVSVDAEQVSVDAVQVSIDDVQVSIDAEQVSIDAEQVSVDAVQVSIDDVQVSIDAEQVSVDAVQVSIDAAQVSVDAEQVSIDAAQMSIDAAQVSVDAEQVSIDAEQVSVDAVQVSIDAIQVSVDEV; encoded by the coding sequence atgTTGTCAGCATCAAAGGTGAGCGTTGATGCTGTACAGGTGAGCATTGATGCTGTACAGGTGAGCGTTGATGCTGAACAGGTGAGCGTTGATGCTGTACAGGTGAGCATTGATGATGTACAGGTGAGCATTGATGCTGAACAGGTGAGCATTGATGCTGAACAGGTGAGCGTTGATGCTGTACAGGTGAGCATTGATGATGTACAGGTGAGCATTGATGCTGAACAGGTGAGCGTTGATGCTGTACAGGTGAGCATTGATGCTGCACAGGTGAGCGTTGATGCTGAACAGGTGAGCATTGATGCTGCACAGATGAGCATTGATGCTGCACAGGTGAGCGTTGATGCTGAACAGGTGAGCATTGATGCTGAACAGGTGAGCGTTGATGCTGTACAGGTGAGCATTGATGCTATACAGGTGAGCGTTGATGAAGTATAG